One genomic region from Acidimicrobiia bacterium encodes:
- a CDS encoding M15 family metallopeptidase, whose product MRRPTAAAAAALVLAMSACSGDGHAARRVATRHPASTTTTTTSAPPPSTTAPPTTTTTKAVPTTKSATTRAPSSASNDGFTASVAAIDPATAASMQSSWRPGCPVPLSGLRIVALSYRGFDGGVHTGRLVVNATVTGAIVTVFHRLFDLGFPIERMVPVDAYGGNDDAVDAADDTSAFNCRPPDGGSGWSEHAYGLAVDVNPLRNPYVHADGSVKLAVSRPWTDRSLTLPGMIHAGDAVVRAFASIGWGWGGSWSGARDYQHFSANGH is encoded by the coding sequence GTGAGGCGTCCGACCGCCGCGGCGGCGGCTGCGCTCGTCCTCGCGATGTCCGCGTGCAGCGGTGACGGGCACGCGGCGCGCCGCGTCGCGACGCGCCACCCGGCGTCGACGACGACGACCACGACGTCCGCTCCGCCGCCGTCGACGACCGCACCGCCCACCACGACGACGACGAAGGCCGTCCCGACGACGAAGAGCGCGACGACGCGCGCGCCGTCGTCGGCGTCGAATGACGGCTTCACCGCGTCGGTCGCGGCGATCGACCCGGCGACGGCCGCGTCCATGCAGTCGTCGTGGCGGCCCGGGTGTCCGGTGCCGTTGAGCGGTCTGCGCATCGTGGCGCTGTCGTACCGAGGGTTCGACGGCGGCGTGCACACCGGACGACTCGTCGTGAATGCGACGGTCACGGGCGCGATCGTCACCGTGTTCCACCGGCTGTTCGACCTCGGCTTCCCGATCGAACGGATGGTGCCGGTCGACGCCTACGGCGGCAACGACGACGCGGTCGACGCGGCCGACGACACCTCCGCGTTCAACTGCCGCCCGCCGGACGGCGGGTCGGGATGGTCGGAGCACGCCTACGGCCTCGCCGTGGACGTGAACCCGCTGCGCAACCCGTACGTGCACGCCGACGGCTCCGTGAAGCTCGCGGTCAGCCGGCCGTGGACCGACAGGAGCCTGACGCTCCCGGGGATGATCCACGCGGGCGACGCGGTGGTCCGTGCGTTCGCGTCGATCGGCTGGGGGTGGGGCGGCAGCTGGAGCGGCGCGCGCGACTACCAGCACTTCTCGGCCAACGGCCACTGA
- a CDS encoding MTH1187 family thiamine-binding protein: MLAAFSVTPLGVGDSVGALVADAVRVVRDSGLPHETNAMFTNVEGDWDAVMDVIRRSIDAVGMHAPRVSVVVKLDCRPGHADALHAKTASVERHLGGE, translated from the coding sequence GTGCTCGCCGCGTTCTCCGTGACGCCGCTCGGCGTGGGCGACTCGGTCGGCGCGCTCGTCGCGGACGCCGTACGCGTGGTGCGCGACAGCGGTCTGCCGCACGAGACGAACGCGATGTTCACCAACGTCGAGGGCGACTGGGACGCCGTGATGGACGTCATCAGGCGCTCGATCGACGCGGTCGGCATGCACGCACCGCGCGTGAGCGTCGTCGTGAAGCTCGACTGCCGCCCCGGTCACGCGGACGCGCTGCACGCCAAGACGGCCTCGGTCGAGCGGCATCTCGGCGGGGAGTGA
- a CDS encoding polyketide cyclase / dehydrase and lipid transport family protein, with translation MQEHQYAVDLNAPPREVWDMFWYRGADRPQAKIGSIEILHPGDEIGEGLVRHCTFPVPKFLLSGGMGQSWEWLTQVKPYESWKYDAIGKPLWSRAEGFTRLEDLGDGRTRVHFLERYWAFNPIMRVVGLERYVHERLSKDNDTLLAALEGGLRWHRKRREREAQETSGTA, from the coding sequence GTGCAGGAGCATCAGTACGCAGTCGATCTCAACGCGCCGCCGCGCGAGGTGTGGGACATGTTCTGGTACCGCGGCGCGGACCGGCCCCAGGCGAAGATCGGCTCGATCGAGATCCTCCATCCCGGCGACGAGATCGGCGAGGGGCTCGTCCGCCACTGCACGTTCCCGGTCCCGAAGTTCCTGCTGTCGGGCGGCATGGGCCAGTCGTGGGAGTGGCTCACGCAGGTGAAGCCGTACGAGTCGTGGAAGTACGACGCGATCGGCAAGCCGCTGTGGTCGCGCGCCGAGGGCTTCACCCGTCTCGAGGACCTCGGCGACGGCCGGACGCGCGTCCACTTCCTCGAGCGCTACTGGGCGTTCAACCCGATCATGCGGGTCGTCGGGCTCGAGCGCTACGTGCACGAACGGCTCTCGAAGGACAACGACACGCTGCTCGCCGCGCTCGAGGGCGGTCTGCGCTGGCATCGGAAGCGGCGCGAGCGCGAGGCGCAGGAGACCAGCGGGACGGCCTGA
- a CDS encoding CoA transferase, translating into MAGALDGVRILDLSWGIAGPLGVLLLAEQGADVVKVEPPGGDPFRCYSGSHVWNRSRRSVTVDLKSGAGRDAFFRLAETADVLVESFRPGVMERLGAGYETMHDRFPRLVYTSVPGYPPGHRFANRPGYDALVQASSGQQWDQPGWRLGPIFLHMPMPSMGTIFLVPTGILAALIARETTGRGQHVTTSLLQGAFLYTTQIWQQVEHASAQYHDLMGKSYPPGIHQQMIFECANRQFVHASVMSGLAPKKSQDEILGLEDAPDAFTFMSMPPEEREVINRRRREAFKHHDRAQLVAEFQANNHAIEPIITMEEALGDPHPQLAANGMVVEVDDPDLGRTTQIGVPIHLFGTPGEIRGPQPRAGEHNDEIWGDLGYSRDDIATITGSK; encoded by the coding sequence ATGGCGGGTGCGCTGGACGGTGTGCGGATCCTCGACCTGTCGTGGGGCATCGCGGGCCCGCTCGGGGTGCTGCTGCTCGCCGAGCAGGGCGCCGACGTCGTGAAGGTCGAGCCCCCGGGCGGCGACCCTTTCCGCTGCTACTCCGGTTCGCACGTGTGGAACCGCAGCCGCCGCTCCGTCACCGTCGACCTGAAGTCCGGCGCCGGCCGCGACGCGTTCTTCCGACTGGCGGAGACCGCCGACGTGCTCGTCGAGAGCTTCCGGCCCGGTGTCATGGAGCGGCTCGGCGCGGGCTACGAGACGATGCACGACCGGTTCCCGCGTCTCGTGTACACGTCGGTGCCCGGCTACCCGCCCGGCCACCGCTTCGCGAACCGCCCGGGCTACGACGCGCTGGTGCAGGCGAGCTCGGGCCAGCAGTGGGACCAGCCCGGCTGGCGGCTCGGACCGATCTTCCTCCACATGCCGATGCCGAGCATGGGCACGATCTTCCTCGTCCCGACCGGCATCCTCGCGGCGCTGATCGCGCGCGAGACGACGGGACGCGGCCAGCACGTGACGACGTCGTTGCTGCAGGGCGCGTTCCTGTACACGACGCAGATCTGGCAGCAGGTCGAGCACGCCAGCGCGCAGTACCACGACCTGATGGGCAAGTCGTACCCGCCCGGCATCCACCAGCAGATGATCTTCGAGTGCGCGAACCGCCAGTTCGTGCACGCGTCGGTGATGAGCGGTTTGGCGCCGAAGAAGAGTCAGGACGAGATCCTCGGGCTCGAGGACGCGCCTGACGCGTTCACGTTCATGTCGATGCCGCCCGAGGAGCGCGAGGTGATCAACCGGCGCCGGCGCGAGGCGTTCAAGCACCACGACCGCGCGCAGCTCGTGGCGGAGTTCCAGGCCAACAACCACGCGATCGAGCCGATCATCACGATGGAGGAGGCGCTCGGCGACCCGCACCCGCAGCTCGCCGCGAACGGGATGGTCGTCGAGGTCGACGACCCCGACCTCGGCCGCACCACGCAGATCGGCGTCCCGATCCATCTCTTCGGCACACCGGGTGAGATCCGCGGGCCGCAGCCGCGCGCGGGCGAGCACAACGACGAGATCTGGGGCGACCTCGGCTACTCGCGCGACGACATCGCGACGATCACGGGGAGCAAGTAG
- a CDS encoding DUF4234 domain-containing protein has translation MSEPPPPPGPPPVPPPPPPPPEPPGPPGPPPPPEPPGPPVPSGGYATTTAAPAKERIRLAYQGRAETDYIFNFWTAFGWTLLTCGIYGFYVLYQLVRRSRDHNRRRLELLDAATTYAWEQAQSRGLADELRPNFDRIGMHLGVLRQMTNDFRDPVIWTVLSIIASGIVHIVIYILLDQDLVKHDANEGAVEAELAAIYERLGASVPTPDPSRVKGQHNYVARIIVTIVTCGIYGLWWLYDVMVEWNRHFETNWAWEDGLANAVQSMP, from the coding sequence ATGAGCGAGCCGCCGCCCCCGCCGGGTCCGCCGCCCGTCCCTCCGCCTCCTCCTCCCCCGCCCGAGCCGCCCGGTCCGCCGGGCCCTCCGCCGCCCCCGGAGCCTCCGGGCCCGCCCGTCCCGAGCGGCGGGTACGCCACGACGACCGCCGCGCCCGCGAAGGAACGCATCCGGCTCGCGTACCAGGGGCGCGCGGAGACCGACTACATCTTCAACTTCTGGACCGCGTTCGGCTGGACGCTGCTGACGTGCGGGATCTACGGGTTCTACGTCCTCTACCAGCTGGTGCGGCGCTCACGCGACCACAACCGGCGCCGGCTCGAGCTCCTCGACGCGGCGACGACGTACGCATGGGAGCAGGCGCAGTCGCGCGGTCTCGCCGACGAGCTCCGACCCAACTTCGACCGGATCGGCATGCACCTCGGCGTGCTGCGCCAGATGACGAACGACTTCCGCGACCCGGTGATCTGGACGGTGCTGTCGATCATCGCGAGCGGGATCGTCCACATCGTCATCTACATCCTCCTCGACCAGGATCTCGTGAAGCACGACGCGAACGAGGGCGCGGTCGAGGCCGAGCTCGCCGCGATCTACGAGCGGCTCGGCGCCTCGGTCCCGACGCCCGACCCGTCGCGGGTGAAGGGCCAGCACAACTACGTCGCCCGCATCATCGTCACGATCGTGACGTGCGGCATCTACGGCCTGTGGTGGCTCTACGACGTGATGGTCGAGTGGAACCGTCACTTCGAGACGAACTGGGCGTGGGAGGACGGGCTGGCGAACGCCGTCCAGAGCATGCCGTGA
- a CDS encoding rhodanese-like domain-containing protein, giving the protein MTNGQDVPTVEVADVDALVRGGAVLLDVREPEEWYAGHAPGATWIPLGRVPAERAALPTDRPVLAVCRVGGRSAQAVAALRRWGVDARNVAGGMQAWAAAGLPVVTDDDRPGHVV; this is encoded by the coding sequence ATGACGAACGGCCAGGACGTCCCCACGGTCGAGGTCGCCGACGTCGACGCCCTGGTCCGCGGCGGCGCCGTCCTCCTCGACGTGCGCGAGCCCGAGGAGTGGTACGCGGGCCACGCGCCGGGGGCGACCTGGATCCCGCTCGGGCGCGTCCCCGCGGAACGAGCGGCCCTGCCGACCGACCGGCCGGTCCTCGCGGTCTGCCGGGTGGGCGGTCGCTCGGCGCAGGCCGTCGCCGCGCTCCGCCGGTGGGGCGTCGACGCGCGCAACGTCGCCGGCGGCATGCAGGCGTGGGCGGCCGCAGGCCTACCCGTCGTGACGGACGACGACCGGCCGGGCCACGTGGTCTGA
- a CDS encoding CoA transferase produces the protein MYALEGVLLVDFGQYLAGPFGPMIIGDLGADVIKVEPVNGDGMRIGKPFVGCQRGKRDIALDLKKPEGLEVARELIARADIVHHNMTAGVAKRLGIAYDDCKAINPDIVYCNTWAYGFEGPLARFGGLDPLYQAVAGLEYEAGAVQHGNEPLYYRFGMTDTANAMLSVVGCLAALYRQRRTGEGQELWTSLLDGGAVFASDALLVDGEPVARPRLDKEQRGIDPLYRLYETQDGWIQIAAFRDDDFAALCRALGLDGLLDDERFATMRSRHEHGDALAAAIEPRFRTRTSVSWSHALDDAGVPNEIPFDPKGGELALYDADNVACGLTAEYEHPVLGRLRQFGQLIDLSETPGRIAGPPPLVGQHTREIMRWLGYDDTRIDELRREGVVYEPDEHYRERFML, from the coding sequence GTGTACGCGCTCGAAGGCGTCCTGCTCGTCGACTTCGGTCAATACCTGGCGGGCCCGTTCGGCCCGATGATCATCGGCGACCTCGGCGCGGACGTCATCAAGGTCGAACCCGTGAACGGTGACGGGATGCGCATCGGCAAGCCGTTCGTCGGCTGCCAGCGCGGCAAGCGCGACATCGCGCTCGACCTCAAGAAGCCCGAGGGGCTCGAGGTCGCGCGCGAGCTCATCGCGCGCGCCGACATCGTCCATCACAACATGACCGCGGGCGTCGCGAAGCGGCTCGGGATCGCGTACGACGACTGCAAGGCGATCAACCCCGACATCGTCTACTGCAACACCTGGGCGTACGGGTTCGAGGGCCCGCTCGCGCGCTTCGGCGGTCTCGACCCGCTGTACCAGGCGGTCGCCGGGCTCGAGTACGAGGCGGGCGCGGTGCAGCACGGCAACGAGCCGCTCTACTACCGCTTCGGCATGACCGACACCGCGAACGCGATGCTCTCGGTCGTCGGCTGCCTCGCCGCGCTGTACCGGCAGCGGCGGACGGGCGAGGGCCAGGAGCTGTGGACGTCGCTGCTCGACGGCGGCGCGGTGTTCGCGTCGGACGCGCTGCTCGTCGACGGCGAGCCGGTCGCGCGGCCACGGCTCGACAAGGAGCAGCGCGGGATCGATCCGCTCTACCGGTTGTACGAGACGCAGGACGGGTGGATCCAGATCGCCGCGTTCCGCGACGACGACTTCGCCGCGCTGTGCCGCGCGCTCGGGTTGGACGGGCTGCTCGACGACGAGCGGTTCGCGACGATGCGGTCGCGTCACGAGCACGGCGACGCGCTGGCCGCCGCGATCGAGCCGCGGTTCCGCACCCGCACGTCGGTCTCGTGGTCGCACGCGCTCGACGACGCCGGCGTGCCGAACGAGATCCCCTTCGACCCGAAGGGCGGCGAGCTCGCGCTCTACGACGCCGACAACGTCGCCTGCGGGCTGACCGCGGAGTACGAGCACCCGGTGCTCGGGCGGCTGCGCCAGTTCGGCCAGCTCATCGACCTCTCCGAGACGCCGGGCCGGATCGCCGGCCCGCCACCGCTCGTCGGGCAGCACACGCGCGAGATCATGCGGTGGTTGGGGTACGACGACACACGGATCGACGAGCTACGCCGCGAGGGCGTGGTGTACGAGCCGGACGAGCACTACCGCGAGCGGTTCATGCTGTGA
- a CDS encoding cystathionine beta-synthase has protein sequence MTPDAPRIADSLLDLVGNTPLVRLRNVARDMPCDVVAKLEMLNPGGSVKDRPAIAMIDAAERAGLLQPGGTIVEPTSGNTGVGLAIVAAQRGYRCIFVMSDKMSAEKVKLLEAYGAQVVVCPTAVPPEHPDSYYSTAERLVRETPGAFRPDQYSNQENPRAHELTTGPEVWEQTAGRVTHFVAGIGTGGTITGVGRFLKSRNPDVQIVGADPAGSVYSGGTGRPYLVEGIGEDFWPTTFDPALVDRVVEVSDAESFLMARRVTHEEGILIGGSGGTAVHAALTVARDLDEDALVVVLLPDSGRGYLSKIFDDQWMTDYGFLSGPGPTSGDVLRSKGTGIPELVLVTPDEPARRAIALMRDLGVSQVIVSVTKDLPLAAKEVSGTVNELDLMDRAFRDPSVLDRPIDDVMGPAIPMVGIGEPVARVVRCLDTATAVLVLEGGHPIGVLTRADVLSFLAARSPG, from the coding sequence GTGACGCCGGACGCGCCGCGCATCGCGGACTCGCTCCTGGACCTCGTCGGCAACACGCCGCTCGTGCGGCTCCGCAACGTGGCGCGCGACATGCCGTGCGACGTCGTCGCGAAGCTCGAGATGCTCAACCCGGGCGGCAGCGTGAAGGACCGGCCCGCGATCGCGATGATCGACGCCGCCGAGCGCGCCGGCCTGCTGCAGCCGGGCGGCACGATCGTCGAGCCGACCTCGGGCAACACCGGCGTCGGCCTCGCGATCGTCGCCGCGCAGCGCGGCTACCGCTGCATCTTCGTCATGTCGGACAAGATGAGCGCGGAGAAGGTGAAGCTGCTCGAGGCGTACGGCGCGCAGGTCGTCGTGTGCCCGACCGCGGTGCCGCCCGAGCATCCGGACTCCTATTACTCGACGGCCGAGCGGCTCGTGCGGGAGACGCCGGGTGCGTTCCGTCCGGACCAGTACTCGAACCAGGAGAACCCGCGTGCGCATGAGCTGACGACGGGACCCGAGGTCTGGGAGCAGACCGCCGGGCGCGTCACGCACTTCGTCGCCGGCATCGGGACGGGCGGCACGATCACGGGCGTCGGTCGCTTCCTCAAGTCGCGCAACCCCGACGTGCAGATCGTCGGTGCGGACCCCGCGGGCTCGGTGTACTCGGGCGGCACGGGACGGCCGTACCTCGTCGAGGGCATCGGCGAGGACTTCTGGCCGACGACGTTCGATCCCGCCCTCGTCGACCGCGTCGTGGAGGTGAGCGACGCCGAGTCGTTCCTCATGGCGCGCCGCGTCACGCACGAGGAAGGGATCCTCATCGGCGGTTCGGGCGGCACCGCGGTGCACGCCGCGCTCACGGTCGCGCGCGACCTCGACGAGGACGCGCTGGTCGTGGTGCTCCTGCCCGACTCGGGTCGCGGCTACTTGTCGAAGATCTTCGACGACCAGTGGATGACCGACTACGGCTTCCTGAGCGGTCCCGGTCCGACGTCCGGCGACGTGCTGCGGAGCAAGGGGACCGGCATCCCCGAGCTCGTGCTCGTCACGCCGGACGAGCCGGCACGACGGGCGATCGCGCTGATGCGCGACCTCGGCGTCTCGCAGGTGATCGTGAGCGTCACCAAGGACCTGCCGCTCGCGGCCAAGGAGGTGAGCGGTACCGTCAACGAGCTCGACCTCATGGACCGCGCCTTCCGCGATCCGTCGGTGCTCGACCGGCCGATCGACGACGTGATGGGACCCGCGATCCCGATGGTCGGCATCGGCGAACCGGTGGCGCGCGTCGTGCGGTGCCTGGACACCGCCACCGCGGTGCTCGTGCTCGAGGGTGGCCACCCGATCGGCGTGCTGACGCGCGCCGACGTGCTGTCGTTCCTCGCGGCGCGGAGTCCCGGCTAG
- a CDS encoding UdgX family uracil-DNA binding protein (This protein belongs to the uracil DNA glycosylase superfamily, members of which act in excision repair of DNA. However, it belongs more specifically to UdgX branch, whose founding member was found to bind uracil in DNA (where it does not belong), without cleaving it, appears to promote DNA repair by a pathway involving RecA, rather than base excision.) codes for MQDSLPLGDGRSLGEIAADAAGCQDCDLYRNATQTVFGEGPADAEVVMMGEQPGDKEDLSGHPFVGPAGQLLDRALEGAGIDRTRVYITNAVKHFKWKPAGKVRLHQKPNREEVKACRQWWERELGVIEPKVVVCLGATAAQAVFGPSFKVTKQRGEFLPLPSGILAVATVHPSSILRAGERREIEYADFVDDLRAVAARLDS; via the coding sequence GTGCAGGATTCGCTCCCGCTCGGCGACGGACGGAGTCTCGGGGAGATCGCGGCGGACGCCGCGGGGTGCCAGGACTGCGACCTCTACCGCAACGCGACCCAGACCGTCTTCGGCGAGGGGCCGGCCGACGCCGAGGTCGTCATGATGGGTGAGCAGCCCGGTGACAAGGAGGACCTGTCGGGCCACCCGTTCGTCGGGCCGGCCGGCCAGCTCCTCGACCGCGCGCTCGAGGGGGCCGGCATCGACCGCACCCGCGTGTACATCACCAACGCCGTCAAGCACTTCAAGTGGAAGCCGGCGGGGAAGGTGCGCCTCCACCAGAAGCCGAACCGCGAAGAGGTCAAGGCGTGTCGCCAGTGGTGGGAGCGCGAGCTCGGCGTGATCGAGCCGAAGGTGGTCGTCTGCCTGGGCGCGACCGCCGCGCAGGCCGTCTTCGGCCCGTCGTTCAAGGTCACGAAGCAGCGCGGCGAGTTCCTCCCGCTGCCCAGCGGGATCCTCGCGGTCGCGACCGTCCACCCGTCGTCGATCCTGCGCGCGGGCGAGCGTCGGGAGATCGAGTACGCGGACTTCGTGGACGACCTGCGGGCGGTAGCCGCGCGACTCGACTCGTAG
- a CDS encoding cystathionine gamma-synthase, with amino-acid sequence MADGFETRAIHAGQPPDPATGAVVPPISLATTFAQHGVGEHQGYEYARTANPIRAALEACLADLEGARHGAAYASGLAAEDAILRLLRPGDHVVIPDDAYGGTYRLVAGVHEAAGVQWSAVDLTDLDALASAWRDETRMVWVETPTNPLLTVVDIAGVATFAHERGARVVVDNTFATPYLQRPLALGADVVVHSATKYLGGHSDVVGGFAATNDDEIAARLRFVQNAAGAVPSPFDCYLVLRGVKTLAVRMDRHCANAGAIAQMLAGHRSVASVRYPGLPSHPGHDVAAKQMRAYGGMVSFTLAGGEEAALRVVASTRLFTLAESLGAVESLIEHPARMTHASAAGSPLAVDPALVRLSVGLETVDDLVADLAAALDGLA; translated from the coding sequence GTGGCGGACGGCTTCGAGACGCGCGCGATCCACGCCGGGCAACCACCCGACCCGGCGACGGGCGCCGTCGTGCCGCCGATCTCCCTGGCGACGACGTTCGCGCAGCACGGTGTCGGCGAGCACCAGGGCTACGAGTACGCGCGCACTGCCAACCCCATCCGCGCCGCGCTCGAGGCCTGCCTGGCGGACCTCGAGGGCGCTCGGCACGGCGCCGCGTACGCGAGCGGGCTCGCAGCCGAGGACGCGATCCTCCGGCTGCTGCGGCCCGGCGACCACGTCGTCATCCCCGACGACGCGTACGGGGGGACGTACCGGCTCGTCGCCGGCGTGCACGAGGCTGCGGGCGTGCAGTGGTCCGCCGTCGACCTGACCGATCTCGACGCGCTCGCATCCGCCTGGCGCGACGAGACGCGCATGGTGTGGGTCGAGACGCCGACGAACCCGCTGCTGACCGTCGTCGACATCGCGGGCGTCGCGACGTTCGCGCACGAGCGGGGCGCGCGGGTCGTCGTCGACAACACGTTCGCGACCCCGTACCTGCAACGACCGCTCGCGCTCGGTGCCGACGTCGTCGTCCACTCCGCGACGAAGTATCTCGGCGGGCACTCCGACGTCGTCGGCGGCTTCGCGGCGACGAACGACGACGAGATCGCCGCGCGTCTCAGGTTCGTCCAGAACGCGGCCGGCGCGGTGCCGTCTCCGTTCGACTGCTATCTCGTCTTGCGCGGGGTGAAGACGCTCGCGGTCCGCATGGACCGCCATTGCGCCAATGCCGGCGCGATCGCGCAGATGCTCGCCGGTCACCGATCGGTCGCGTCGGTCCGCTATCCGGGACTGCCGTCGCACCCCGGACACGACGTCGCGGCGAAGCAGATGCGCGCGTACGGGGGCATGGTGTCGTTCACGCTCGCGGGAGGAGAGGAAGCCGCGCTGCGAGTCGTCGCGTCCACGCGCTTGTTCACGCTCGCGGAGTCACTCGGTGCCGTGGAGTCGCTGATCGAGCATCCCGCGCGCATGACGCACGCGTCGGCCGCGGGGTCGCCGCTCGCCGTCGACCCCGCGCTGGTGCGGCTGTCGGTCGGTCTCGAGACCGTCGACGACCTCGTCGCCGATCTGGCTGCCGCGCTCGACGGGCTTGCCTGA
- a CDS encoding AMP-binding protein: MSDWAFAKVWDAIARETPERVAVVCGDHRVTFAQLEDRAARLAGHLERAGAEPGMRVAVDMVNRPEYLEAFYAALKLGCVPANVNYRYGPEEIHYLLEDSGARFLVYEPEFGAPVRMAVHRVPVPWRPTLVETGEEYERIVTTGERASGAREPSGDDLVFLYTGGTTGMPKGVMWRNDDLYVALWQMARPGTEPPDPVAAVRAGKHAATALPACPLMHGTGLFITLSTLSGGGTVVLIDRPGLDAEAIWDAVEREHVQVLTIVGDAFARPLLAALDEQPGRWDLSSLRAITSSGVTWSPETKRGLLAHVPRVRLLDSLGASEGLMTRNETSAGSEIKPARFSVNDRVKVITPDGREVQPGSDEKGLIAVGGRIPLGYHNDAEKTAATFKEIDGVRYSLPGDWASVDADGTIQLLGRGSACINTGGEKVYPEEVELVLRSHPDVFDCVVVGVPDERLGEMVVALVEPVPGRDADEDALRAYCRSRTAGYKTPKRVHVVDSLERSAAGKADYRLLREMAARLSNEEV; the protein is encoded by the coding sequence GTGTCGGATTGGGCCTTCGCGAAGGTCTGGGACGCGATCGCGCGCGAGACGCCGGAGCGCGTCGCGGTCGTCTGCGGCGACCACCGGGTCACGTTCGCGCAGCTCGAGGACCGCGCGGCCCGTCTGGCCGGTCATCTCGAGCGGGCCGGTGCCGAGCCCGGGATGCGGGTCGCCGTCGACATGGTCAACCGGCCCGAGTACCTCGAGGCGTTCTACGCCGCGCTGAAGCTCGGCTGCGTCCCCGCCAACGTCAACTACCGCTACGGGCCCGAGGAGATCCACTACCTGCTCGAGGACTCGGGCGCGCGGTTCCTCGTGTACGAGCCGGAGTTCGGCGCGCCAGTGCGGATGGCGGTGCACCGCGTCCCGGTGCCGTGGCGACCGACCCTCGTCGAGACGGGTGAGGAGTACGAACGGATCGTGACGACCGGCGAGCGCGCGTCCGGCGCGCGCGAGCCGTCCGGCGACGACCTCGTCTTCCTGTACACCGGCGGCACGACCGGGATGCCGAAGGGCGTCATGTGGCGCAACGACGACCTGTACGTCGCGTTGTGGCAGATGGCGCGCCCGGGAACCGAGCCGCCCGATCCCGTCGCCGCCGTGCGCGCGGGCAAGCACGCGGCGACCGCGCTCCCCGCGTGCCCGCTCATGCACGGCACCGGCCTGTTCATCACGTTGTCGACCCTCAGCGGGGGCGGCACCGTCGTGCTCATCGACCGTCCCGGCCTCGACGCGGAAGCGATCTGGGACGCCGTCGAGCGCGAGCACGTGCAGGTCCTGACCATCGTCGGCGACGCGTTCGCGCGCCCGCTGCTCGCCGCGCTCGACGAGCAACCGGGTCGGTGGGATCTCTCGTCGCTGCGCGCGATCACGTCGTCGGGCGTCACGTGGAGTCCCGAGACCAAGCGCGGGCTGCTCGCGCACGTCCCGCGTGTGCGCCTCCTCGACTCGCTCGGCGCGTCCGAAGGCTTGATGACGCGCAACGAGACGTCGGCGGGATCGGAGATCAAGCCCGCGCGCTTCTCGGTGAACGACCGTGTGAAGGTGATCACCCCGGACGGGCGCGAGGTGCAGCCCGGTTCGGACGAGAAGGGGCTCATCGCGGTCGGTGGGCGGATCCCGCTCGGCTACCACAACGACGCCGAGAAGACCGCGGCGACGTTCAAGGAGATCGACGGCGTCCGCTACTCGCTCCCGGGCGACTGGGCGTCGGTCGATGCCGACGGCACGATCCAGCTCCTCGGGCGCGGGTCCGCGTGCATCAACACGGGCGGCGAGAAGGTGTACCCGGAGGAGGTCGAGCTCGTCCTGCGCAGCCATCCCGACGTGTTCGACTGCGTCGTCGTCGGCGTGCCGGACGAGCGGCTCGGCGAGATGGTCGTCGCGCTCGTCGAGCCCGTCCCCGGACGCGACGCCGACGAGGACGCCCTCCGCGCCTACTGCCGGTCGCGGACCGCGGGCTACAAGACGCCGAAGCGCGTCCACGTCGTCGACTCGTTGGAGCGCTCCGCCGCGGGCAAGGCCGACTACCGGCTGTTGCGCGAGATGGCGGCCCGGCTGTCGAACGAAGAGGTGTGA